CTTCTTGATTGCTCATTTCTATTTTGACCATCGTATATGACAGGATCCAATTGGCACAGAACTAATGCAACACCTGATTTTTCATCATCAATGAATTCATGTCACCGCAGACCATGGTGTGATCTTGGACAACAGTAAACGGCAGCTCTCTCAACACATCGTTGCAGAGATCCGGATTTTCATTGGTTGTCAACGTGGCAATCACACTTATATCCAATGGCTGCCACGTTAGAAGAACCTTTTTTCCGTTGGAGATGTGGACTCGACGAGAAATATCTGTGCGTGTTGCGAACGCGGCGGTAGTGTAGCTGTAAGTCAGATGCTTTCCAATGTTCCAAGGAAAGTGATGAAACGACCATGCCGCGAGACGGTTTATGTATGCCAAAAATGCGCGGACGGCTTTGACAGCCTCTTCGCGGGTGGTGGCAGCGGGAAGATGCTTGCTGACTGCGGCGGCTAGGGCAGCCATTTCTTGGAAGCCGCTGTAGCGAAGAAAGTTGGTGACGGAGTAGTCGAAGCGGCACAGATCATGCCATTGACAAAATCCCAGGTGGTGAAGTATTGGCTGTTTGTGCCGACCGGAAGGCCGCCGCTGTGGATGTGTTTGATCTCCTTTGGTTCGGTGGTGAGAATTGCATCGGTGGCGGCCCTAATGGCACGTACGAGCTCGGGCAAGTTGAGTGGAGGCCTTTgcccaacttttttttttttaaattaatagtagtaagttattaagtatgatttagttattaagtatgatttaatttttaaaaaatttatttaatatttagtctagtataaataaggataaagtatactttttgtttcgaaagtttgacaaaaattttaaaaatactcctaagttttattttgttttaattttgtcccaaaaattttcgatttgcataaAAATATCTCTCTgacgactaatttttcaaaaaatttaagaccgattcaacaacaattttataagaacaacccctcaacacaagaaaattaaacataattttcatgcattattgttagattggtctttatttttttgaaaatttaaccgtcgaggatatatttgatgcaaattgaaaacttttgagacaaaataaaatttaggggtattttttaaattttggtcAAACTTCAggaacaaaaagtatactttatcctATAAATAATAGTCTAGTCCAacctaaatattaatgatttctaatatctaaaaagtaagtaacaatattagaaaaaaaaaaaaagatattattactaatattttttaattaaataaaatttttcaaatccaaTAAAGtagattctttttttttcttgtgatCGTCTTTtttgattcatttggtattaattctctctGTTTCAACTACTACAACTGAAAGATCTTTTTTAACTATAAATATTGTGAAGAATgattcaaaaacaaaataaaaaataaatttcttgttaattgtcttttaattatattaaaaaaattgctGAAAAATTTAACACATATTCTATTTTCGATGAATTTTATAATGCCAAGAATCGAGTACTTCATTAGTAAAAAGTACACACATATTTTTTgcattttaaaatatattctctatcgatatatttttgtaatacatcttacattatataaatttttgtataattttttaatattatatatgttaatggccccataataatatttttagatCCGTCCCTCATGAAGGTGGACATTGTTGTTGGTTCTAGAAGTAAAGGGTTTggggaagagggagagagagcagAAGCATGAAGTTCGGGAATGAAACTCTCAGGTGGAGTTAACTTAACATAAAGTTGATAACTGATAGGTATTAGATAAAAATTTCgttaaatcaatcaaattatttaacgattttatgtgaagttgattcCATTGAGTTTTCACCAAAAAAGTAATTAggagataataaaaaattaatttaaatttattttattttatatttttaattaatattaaaataattttaaaacattAAATATAATAGATGTGTAGTTATAAATGTTTCAATATGTTATAATGGATTACAATGCGACGATGCGccacttcaaaaaaaaaaaaaatagagttacCATCATGGACATATTAGTAAGGGGTAAGTATTGCTTTGATTTCTAAAATTTGCTGTCGAAATTAAATTCGTCttcaatgttattttttatttaaaattgtccCAAATGTtttatttcgtattaaaatcgtctttttaaCTTTTTACGGACAAAAAcagcaccaccaccagcacctttaccaccaccatcacctcccTTACTATCACCAAGTACTAATAATCAGATTAAAAAACACCAACAATaatacattattcaaattcagaaacaataacatcaaattcaacaacaaaatcaacacacaacaataataaaatcagaaattaacaaatcaaaatcagaattaaaagtagaaaaagaagcagaagcaaaaacagacacagaagaagaagcagaagcaaAAAGCCGAAGCTGAAGCAAGAAGTAGAAGCCGAAACCgaagcaaaaaacaaaagcagAAGCGGAAACAGGAGGTGCAGCGGCGAGGCGGCGAGGTGCGACGGCGAGGTGAGGCGGCGAGGTACAGCTGCGAGGTGAGGCGGCGAGCTCGCATCTCCTCCCTCTCTCGGGAGCTCTGATTCTCGACGACAACGGCGGCTCCAATCTTCGCCGGCACCGTCCCcgttttcctttccttttctcctttttcttccctttacgtcttttcccctttttttatCCCTTCCCCCTCCTCCTACcatgcattcttttcttttttttttattttataattttttattaaaataagaataatttaataataaaataaaattttttattaaaaatgatgattttaatacgaaataaaatatttagaacgattttaaataaaaaataacgtTGAGGACAAATTTAATTTCGACCCTAAATTTTAGGGACTATAACAATACTTACCCGTATTAGTAACATATGGGCATAGTTTGTTACTTTGATTATTggttttcatattttcttttcaatttctatgactgcgtttgtttacagagacaggacactAAGACAGAAACACAGAGACATAAAATTGTGTTTAACAGGgggagacatggacagagacaataTATCCAGAgatactgaattagtgtattttatgtCCATCCTGACAGAAAAgacacgaagatactaataaagacacaatttattttttattttttctttcattattcttgttaattttttataattatattttttattattatattttttatctcaaattttttgaataaaaaaaataagaataaattgaatttttataatttgttctagtttatcactaaataaaatataaaaacacaatTTTATATTTCTGTCCATCAATATTTTATCCTGTCATATTTTTAATATCTTGTCCTATCTTATATCTTATTCTCGAAAACAAACGAAGCCTATGATACTAATGTTAGAGGAATTAACTTCTCTATAGTTGTTTTGTTGTAGTGCTTTTGGGCGTTAGTCTTGcagtctaataaaaaaaataaaaataataaaataaaataaaattattaacaaaagaaaatggatCACGAAAATAGATANNNNNNNNNNNNNNNNNNNNNNNNNNNNNNNNccgtttttggatttttttttttaaatatcgaaATCGTGAGTGCTAGCTTCATatatttgaattttcttttgtaAATTGTACCAACGGCaactaatatttatatttaaatttgataAATCTAGATTTACACGtacaataaaattaattatattcggTATATGTTCCATCAAAATATTCTTTTGTGTTATAGATCGGTTCCGGATTATTCTACAAGTCTTCAAAACTTTTTGATTAATAAGGAAGTAACCTTCTGAATTCGGATTCAGATGTGATACTTACAAAAAAAAGTTTCTGACGCTCAAATCagtgaaatatttttgaaataaagagTATAAATGTGATATTGTGatctattttttttctgtttttttctcAGATTTAAACGTTATTATTTATAGTGAATATGTGTAACCGACTTTTGATTAGGTATGAGATTTTTGGGCAGCAGCTTGTGTAGTGATTTATTTGTGTTTTAGTAACGTTAAATAACTGATCGAGGTATTTGTTCTTTTGACCGAGCATTTCGGGATACAAAACATAGCCTCCAATCTTGACTTGCCGAACTTATTTGTTTTAGCAAGTTGAGCTTTTAATTGCTATACATTAGTCAATTTTTAAGTGGTGTTCCTTGAGCCCCCAAGCTCAACATGCGTGTTTTTGGTGAATTGGGACAAGTTTGACCGTTTTTAACTCGTTTCGTGATTTTAAAAGCGTGTAACTGTAATAAATATTGTGTGCGGTTTTTTCTAGATAATGTCGACCCTCCATTATTACGGAATTTGAAAGGGTTTGTAATCCAACCGTTCGTTTATTGGGGATCGTGTGAAAGTGTTAATGTGGTGTGTTTACTGCCATTTGTGTCTTTGAAAAAACACAAAATCTACTATGGACTCTTTTGTTGGAGGTGAAAAAGCCATGTCGTCAAGAGATTAGTTTTATTTTGCCTTTTTGCTATCGTCCATTTTGTTTGATGGCTAGGGAAAAGGGTAAAGTAGTAGAAGTTACGAAGGAGGATATTTACAACTGGGTGCATGTCGATGTTAGACATCATGCCTCTGCCTTTTGTACCACGAATTTGCTACTTGAATTAAAATCCGCAAAGTTGGCGAAAGACGATGCTTCCTTTGGTGTTGAGCTGTTGCCTTTTAGCAGTGAAGAGCGAGTTTGTGAAAGGCAAAGAGATTGGACGTACTTCTACATGTATACTCCAGTGTTGACGGAGTTGCATGTCAAgttttcctttttagtttttgAGTGTCAGATTCTGACACAGTTGAACTGTGTCCCTTCCCAGTTATATCCTAAATTCCTGGGCCTTCTTATTAGGATTTGAATGTTTGATGAAATTTCTTGAATACTCACCTTCCTTGGatatcttcttctccttttttcaGTCTAAAGGTGTGCGAAGAGGGTTGTATATCTTAGTAGCTATTCTGGACGATCTTTGTTTTTGCTGTATAAATCATCTTTTAAAAACTTCAAAGTCATGTTTGTAAAAATTCGGTCTTTTCAAAGCGAGTATCCCTTTTACTTGGATGAGGAACTAGTGGAAAGGTTCCCTCTTTACTGGTGTCCGGAGCCTATGCAGATACTAGAAGATGTTGACAGGAGCGAAGAGGAGGATTTGTTTCTAGATTTTTTTTGGTAGAAATTTTTTTGGATGGAGAGTGTTTGTTTATTTTCGAACTATTAAAATTGGAGAATGACAAAGAAGCGTTAGGGGTTTATAAAGGTAAAAGCCTTTCTATGAGATCCTTTTGATAGATGATGTTGAGCTTATGGTTTTTCTTAGTTTTTTGCTTATGTGCAGGTGGAAGGGTGACAAACTTAACCATGTCGCGGTTGCAGTCATTTCTAGTGTAGAagaaaaaaagtgagaaagaatgaaTTAATCTGGATGTGGTTAAAGAGACAGCTGCCGATGTGGCTCAATCGAGTGCTTGGCCTATTGTTCAGGAAAGAAAAAGGGGTGAAGAGGAGGATTCTTTGGAAATTCTCTCCGAGGAAGAGCTGGATGTCGAGAAGTCAGTGtttgaaaaatagagaaatttgcACGACTTCGTTGACAATGGAAATACCCAGTCTTTGTGGAGTGAGAAGTTTCCTATCGCGGAGCTTTCAGATAAGGTTGCCCAACATGCCCGTGATGTTAAGATGGTCAAACGTGTGGGCCAAGAAGGTGTTGGGATGATTTGGCGTTTTGTTGTTCAATCGTGACATGCATAGGTTTTATTTTGATGACAAATATTTCATTTCAGATAGTGACTTTAAGATTGTTGTGTATGGGCCATACTGCTGAGTTAATGGGTGCTGAGGAAAGTCTTAAAGTGGCGACTTTGGAAAAGTCCTTGAAGGAAAAAGAGGCAGTAATTATTGATGTTACTGCTAAGATGAAAAGTGGAGAGTCAGAAATTGCTAACCTGCAGGATCAAATTCGTTCACTACAAGGTCAAATAAAGGAGCATGATAATGAGAAAGGAAGAATGACATCCCAGATTCATGAATTAGAAAATGATGTTCTGGAGATGTTTGCTACTGGTTTTGATCGGGCTGTTAGCCAGGTGGTTGCTTTTGCGCCCGAGTTTGACGTTGGAAAGTTAGATGTGACAAAAATAGTAGTTAATAGAGAACTTGTAGAGGATGAAGCCGACGAGCTGGAAGATGAGAATGCCGCTCCTGTTGATAAAGAAGCTTAAAAATATGTATTTGTTAAATTTGACTATGTTTATTTCGGAACTGTTTATGTGCTGAATTGTTTGTGCATGGATGTTGTGCCAATTATTATAACAGTTTGACTTTGTTTGGATTTGCTTTGAAATATATGTTTTAGTATTTGCATTGGAGCAGGATTGACATTTTGAACTTTATGAAAAGTAGATCGATTAGAGAAAGAAAGATGTCTTAAGTAATAAATTCATAGGAAATTGATGAATCCTCCTTGATAGGAGTTGCGGGGTgtcggcctcgttaaaacctgtcCGAGTAAAAGTTGTGCGAAAAATCTCATGATCAGGAAAAGAGTACCTTCCAATCCCGCAGTACATTGATGATGTTAACTGTAATAAAACTTCAAGCATGAGATGTTCCATGTATTAGGTAATATCTTTCCAGCCAGAGTTTCTAGTGAAAAAGCTCCCTTTTCCAAGATTTTCTGTTATTCTAAACGGGCCTTCCCATGTCGCGGCTAGTTTTCCATGCCATTGAGGTTTTTGGACTTCTTCGATCTTCTGAAGCACCAAGTCTCTAGTATGCAACGTCCTTGGCCAGACCTTTTTGTTATATTTCTGTTGTATATCTGTTGTATTCCAGTGTGTCGAGCTCTGTCCTTCAGACTTCTTCATTTGATGAATCGTCTAATAGCTTGGGTCGTGGTGATCCTTGAGAGATCTCTAGCGGCATCAAGGAGTCCGCACCATATACTACGCGAAAAGGGGTTTCCTTGGTTGATGATTGTGTGGTGGTATTATAACTCCATAATATTTCAGGAATTAGTTCGGCCCAATGTCCTTTTGTCTTTGTTAGTTTTTTCCTCAATTCCTgcaagataattttttttagctGCCTCAGTGAGCTCATTGCTTTGTGGGTGCTCGacaaagaaaaaaatatgtttgatgcaaagaTCTTGTAAAAAAGATGCAATTCGTTTATCTATAAACTGACGACCATTATCAAAAACACTTTCTTTAGGTAAACCGTATCTACATATGATGAACTTCCAAATGAAAGATCATACCTTATCCGACATTATTTTTGCAAGTGGTTATGTTtctatccattttgtaaaatagtctattgCTACCAAAAGAAATTTTATCTGTCCTACTGACATGGGGTGTTACGTAACAGAGATCAAGGGTAAAGAAGACGAAGATTGATGATAAACGCAACAGAGAAGATTCTGCAACAGTGACAATGACCCCTTTCTCATAATGAGAATGTATATAACCTTATTCCGATCTGGTCCGGTATGGAAATACATGCCACTAGGCCAAAGAAAGATGATGGAGAGTTGGCCAAAATGGGAACTAAATACTTTTCGGAAAGTCTCCTCTAAATCACTAGTATGGCTATCGAAATTCAATGAAATAGAAGAAGTTTATATTGTACATGAAATGGGCCACATAAATTCTATATATAGAACTCAATCCTTCCTGTCCCAATAACCAATTGATAACAGAATTGATCAGCTAAAATAGAGTTTTAACATAATAAATCTTGATTTTCTTGCTTAGTCAAGTTATCTCAGTAAGCCTATTGTTTTTATATTCAACACCCCCTCATACTCATTTCTATACTGAATGGAGATCAAGGTCAAAGTGTTTGGTTTTGTTATGGAGGATAGGATTTGCTGTGAGAATGACAACACTGATGTTATCGCTATAAATCACTGGAGTGTTTGAACATTGGATTTGAAGTTCAGTGAACAAGTTCAATATCCACTGAAGATCTGTTTCGGCTGCAGCAATGCTCTTGAACTTAGCTTCAGCACTGGACTTGCTGACATAATGTTGCTTCCTACTTGCCCAAGAGACCAGATTGGTGCCAAGATAGACACAGAAGGCAGTTGTGGATCGACGGTCATCAACATCTAAGCCCCAATCTGAATTTGCAAAGGAAAACAAAGTCAAATCAGTACAAGGTTGAAAGAAAAGTCcttaattgtaacaccctaattagcctaagcttcaCCTCGCattgtaaagcaaaggttaatcagagattacgacataTGATAGTATGATGTAATAAGAATCTAgtcacggctcgcggagtttaagccggctagccatatatacatacatataacaACTTGAcagtaaaacagcttatacatgttttgttctctcaaatacaagcctctaggaaaaacaaaatacaaaagtgagagacatatacaaaataagCCAAAAAGACTCAAAAGATATCCGAATCCTCCGCTCCTGTCACCAACtagacaactcaccgaggtgggttgcgacctgaatctgaaaaatacaacaaagatatggtatgagaaccggaggttctcagtatggtaacagtgcccagtgatgtaggatataagaccccgggacgtcAAAGGcgatcctagacttcatatccatcacaagattcaaacttaaggcATATTAAAACAGATAAGCATGATTATATAATCCTTAATATaataaaccgggtaatctatcttagggaatttctactctaaccaaacaccactgtcccacagccttcaccaacctatcctctatgcgatcccatcgccaccgccttccaaacctcctcaatcccagtagaaaacacaagtaatatacaaTGTAAGTAAAACACAACTtgaagcatataaggcaaataATTCAGATAGCAATTAAGCATGTTATTCACttaggcaagccattacaagtaatcaaagcatacaaatagatagaaaatacatatgatgaatgcctgccctattggctgtgatatcacattgtcggttcaactgccaacccgacacatctccatggagatgtcaccCTTCGAAATCATTATATGGGAACCTCTGAGATATAGTGTCTGGATCACTATCCAGGTACTGGCGCCTGtacgctctattgatccgaagagatgtgagcgggatactcttgccacagacctcacatctaagtgcaagtgggacgaaccaccgcccttacgccactgccactacctcgacaggcgggattaaccaccgtccctgctaGGAGCATAGAGTCTCATAATCTCAGTATAAACattatttcagtggttttcagaaagcATTTTCAGTAcacatggatccatcatctcattccAAGTCCccaactcatctcaaccactgtccattcatCTCTCAGTTTCCACACATCAATAGTTTATCATTTCTCAGcacaccagaaacctaggcctccgttcTCTAAGTTATCCAATTAATATCATCTACTATCCCTACATTCTTTCCCAATATTTCAAAAGTCTAAAAATAGGCCCAATAGCCCTAAAATGGTGTtagagaagcttacaaccttgttgggaaggtataatagttgaaaataaagtaaaatttgagaaacaggacgtgtgtGACTGCAAaagggtgtgtgcgtgcgcacgcctagGAAGATTTTAAAAGTGTGCATACACACAGAGGTGTACGTATGCACAGATACTGAAATTTATAAAGTCTATTCACTCACACAGGGTGTGCTAGCTCCCCCAACAGACtccccttcccgacttgtgcgtgcgcacaggggtgtgtgcatTCGCACAGGCCGCAATTCTCCATTGATGTGTGCGCGCaccagctgtgctagcgctgcaaccaGTACGCACTTTCCTGCCTGTGCGTGCATCCGCACAGAATAAGTTTTTTGCAgggttgtgcgcgcgcacagggctgtgcgtgcgcacatgataaaccactattttatggtttatcttgtgctcaattgagtggtttttattaactctttacccacttattcatactattcgcatgttttacgtttttcttcctgattttgtgctatgattgaaaacatgcttctttggcctttaaattactaactttaatcctctcttattatcatttgatgccgtgatatgtttgttaagtgatttcagggattatcgggcaggaatgacttagaggatggaaagaaagcatgcaaaagtggaaggaatacaagaagttgaagaaattgctaagctgtccagcctgacctctttgcactaaaacagtcataacttgagctacaaaggtccaaacgacgcggtttcagttgcgttggaaagctaacgtttggggcttcgatttgatatataatatgctatagttgttctgacgctagatgacgcgaacgcgtgcttcacgcagacgcgttgcagtgacggaaatcagcgtggcagatttcttctccagcgatttctgggttgttttcgacccagtttttgacccagaaaacacagattagaggctataaagtggggaaatccatttATTCATGATAACAAGCtcaaaattcataatttttaaatttagatgtagtttttagagagagagaggttctctcctctctcttaggatttagttttagaatttaggattatttcttcttcatcacaggttcaatgttcctttaatttatttttctacttttattttattactttaattattatttatctttttaatttgacttatgctacattcatgttatgattttcttaattaatgttatttgaggtatttcagtttatgattgttttatttatgctatgaatgctttcgatttatccaaattattttcattcgagtagattctcttccctttttgctttggttaagtaattggtaatgcttgagttatcaaataaagcagtggttgaaattggaagttgctccaataactctagtctttccataggaattgactaggacttgaggatcaaactaattagtccacttgatttaccttcatagttagaggttaacaaagtgggattaaaatccaattctcatcacaattgataaggataactaggataggacttccagttctaatacattgccaagagtttattttattattactattttatttttcttatcatttaacatactagttccttactttcaaaacctccaatttacaagactcataaccaataataagaacatacttccctgcaattccttgagaagacgatccgaggtttaaatatttcggttattaattttaaaggggtttgttacttgtgacaaccaaaacgtttgtacgaagggatttctatcggtttagaaactatatctacaacgcgactattttgataaaattatttaccagcaaaaatcctaacgtcaaaatggcgccgctgtcggggaattgcaaacgtgtacctttttattggttattgtaaatattttctttttacttgtttatttgtttttatttttgtttttatttttgctttttcataaattaagaggttattggtttttatttagttattaaattttctttttcaaaaatttgttcttcgtgttcatcttgaccttcaagttgttcttagttgttttcttcgttttgatctaaaaattttaagtttggtgtcattttattatttttctctttcctcgttaaattcaaaaattcaaaaatttaaaactcaaatttcaaatttcaaatttaaaaaaaattttaaattcaaatatcaaaatttcaaattttaattttcaaaattcaaatttaaaaatttaaaatttaaatttcaaatttcaaactttaaaatttcaaaatttaaatttcaaaattcaaatctttttaaaaaaatcatatctttttcaaaatcttatcgtatcttatttcaaaaatcaaatttcaaatttcaatatttaaattttaaaaatcaaaccttttcaaaatttaaatctttttgaaattttttattgttgactttttcaaaattcaaatttcaaaattttaaaaattcaaatttaaaaattttcaaatttcgaatttcaaaattcaaatttcaaatttcaaattttaaaatttaaaattcaaaatttaattttcaaaatttaaatttcaataaccttttaatttaaatttgtttttatttttgtttttaatttttatttgctattatgagttctcaccccgtcactttgagtttggttccaatgttgttgcaaggaatgaaaaTTATAACAGGGACacgcatcaaggtcaaaacactCAGatatggaaggagccacgaggatctgatcaaccctttcggcaacatcaccttccaagataccatggacaacgaccatcctacaatgcatgccaagacaatagatatggtggacccccttgtagttaccagcaagctccatcatatgtcaatgaaccatctcctcaacacaactttgagccaccatactcacaagtcccttaccaccaaacaccaccatatgaccctaacctgtatccaccatactaaccaccttatgagccatacttagaaccaccacctcaatatacaccatgtcTACATCCATCAATTCAAAAGCactatgatcctaatcatgttattcaagctggacaagaatcaaaggatcgtctcaagaaaacagtggaaaaatttcatgccaccctccaccaattgaatcaagcaataaatcgatTACCCTCTCAacgttcagacactcaaggaacccccatggcttcatgtaggcaatctaatgaagaacgcagcatgagggggatactagaaactccaatggacagtaaggagcatgattttgtactgaaacaagtggagaaagccgaaattatcaaagaagaagaattggttgaagacttaggagatgcaaaaTCTCCAGGGGAAAATCTAGTCaaagagcctccttcaaagacgtttgaaatagatgttgaggagggtgtacaacctctaaggcatatcatggttgaagactttgaaggggataatcaagagatggattcaatcattgatgaattcttatctacaattgaatcctctcccattggacttgacatggaaattaaagaagaaaaaacacaacCTCCCAtgtccttggtaagcaatgaagaagagactaaattggaagaaagctaccaaaaggaagaggttaaaattgaagaagcttgcaaagaggtggaagttgtcaaagaagagcacaagggagtggagctggaaatcaccttgccaaaattgttggagacccctccccctaagttgccatcatccttcacaacatttaagtggataaaattcatatcccctagctttctaattccacttgaatatgggctactggagacggatggtcaacttagagctctttgtggcattaagagtaagaggaagacaattagtggtaggaattgtcatgcaaggttcaatatggttgcatgctccaaattgaagtacaaaggttggtacaattctcaattgaatgggtttaggaagctgtttggatgtcttagtgagaattcagattgcttatcACCCGGTTGGAccaagatggtcaacaagaagacgggtgcaaagg
The DNA window shown above is from Arachis ipaensis cultivar K30076 chromosome B08, Araip1.1, whole genome shotgun sequence and carries:
- the LOC110265772 gene encoding uncharacterized protein LOC110265772 — encoded protein: MTNISFQIVTLRLLCMGHTAELMGAEESLKVATLEKSLKEKEAVIIDVTAKMKSGESEIANLQDQIRSLQGQIKEHDNEKGRMTSQIHELENDVLEMFATGFDRAVSQVVAFAPEFDVGKLDVTKIVVNRELVEDEADELEDENAAPVDKEA